One window of the Natrinema sp. CBA1119 genome contains the following:
- a CDS encoding metalloregulator ArsR/SmtB family transcription factor codes for MSQVTDRLQRYLEDELEGCRDEDVDRRLDELETLEAALGSERVDAELSVLSALANETRYTLVRVLVAAGEELCVCELNAVVDVTESGLSHALSQLVDAGLVDGRKEGRWKKYRATNRAVALVTVLEGSVGDE; via the coding sequence ATGTCTCAAGTGACGGATCGGTTACAACGGTACCTCGAGGACGAACTCGAGGGCTGCCGCGACGAAGACGTCGATCGGCGGCTCGACGAACTCGAGACGCTCGAGGCGGCGCTCGGCTCGGAGCGGGTCGACGCCGAGCTCTCGGTGCTCTCGGCGCTGGCAAACGAGACTCGGTACACGCTTGTGCGGGTTCTCGTCGCGGCCGGTGAGGAGCTCTGCGTCTGTGAACTGAACGCGGTCGTCGACGTGACCGAGAGCGGGCTGAGCCACGCCCTCTCGCAGCTCGTCGATGCGGGGCTCGTCGACGGCCGGAAGGAGGGGCGCTGGAAGAAGTATCGAGCGACGAACCGGGCGGTGGCTCTCGTGACCGTCCTCGAGGGAAGCGTGGGAGATGAGTAA
- the fer gene encoding ferredoxin Fer: MPTVEYLNYEVLDDQGWDMDDDDLFDEASDAGLDEEDYGTLDVAEGEYILEAAEAQGYDWPFSCRAGACANCAAIVFEGEIDMDMQQILSDEEVEEKDVRLTCIGSAETDEVKIVYNAKHLDYLQNRVI, encoded by the coding sequence ATGCCCACGGTAGAATACCTCAATTACGAAGTACTGGACGACCAGGGCTGGGACATGGACGACGACGACCTCTTCGACGAGGCCAGTGACGCCGGCCTCGACGAGGAGGATTACGGCACGCTCGACGTCGCCGAGGGCGAATACATCCTCGAGGCGGCTGAGGCGCAGGGCTACGACTGGCCGTTCTCGTGCCGAGCCGGTGCCTGTGCGAACTGTGCGGCGATCGTCTTCGAAGGTGAGATCGACATGGACATGCAGCAGATCCTCTCCGACGAGGAGGTCGAGGAGAAGGACGTCCGTCTGACCTGTATCGGATCCGCCGAGACCGACGAGGTCAAGATCGTCTACAACGCCAAACACCTCGACTACCTGCAAAACCGCGTCATTTAA
- a CDS encoding A24 family peptidase — MTLAGAIGTAPDLLRLLAVPVFAWTAYRDIETRRVSSTVWIPLALLGAVLLGWEGWLAWSASGDAWTFEFLIPTAISLGLVVPIAYLFWWFGGFGGADAKALLVLAVLFPTFPEYALGSRTLPLGETTAIGTFSFTILTNAVLVGIALPIALAIRNAAAGRIAPVMFVGWPVSWERIPETHGRLLETPAGLSRGGLDIDALRMYLRWRGLSLADLRDDPKRYRDPSTLPTEPNPPTDGAVTATAQPRSDGGTLESDADDAVPESVADSDAPEYDDPWGADAFLEDIDGSAYGTTPETLREGLDVLTTEETVWISPGTPFLVPVFAGLVIALVYGDLLLGTLF, encoded by the coding sequence GTGACGCTCGCTGGTGCCATCGGGACGGCTCCGGATCTGCTCCGACTCCTCGCCGTTCCCGTCTTCGCCTGGACCGCCTACCGCGACATCGAGACCAGACGCGTCTCGAGTACCGTCTGGATCCCCCTCGCCCTGCTCGGGGCCGTCTTGCTGGGCTGGGAGGGCTGGCTCGCCTGGAGCGCCAGCGGGGACGCCTGGACCTTCGAGTTTCTGATTCCGACGGCGATCAGCCTGGGTCTAGTCGTCCCGATCGCCTACCTGTTCTGGTGGTTCGGCGGCTTCGGCGGGGCCGACGCGAAGGCCTTGCTCGTGTTGGCCGTCCTCTTTCCGACCTTTCCCGAGTACGCGCTGGGCTCGCGGACGCTCCCGCTCGGCGAGACGACCGCAATCGGCACGTTCTCGTTTACGATCCTGACCAACGCCGTTCTGGTGGGGATCGCGCTCCCGATCGCGCTGGCGATCCGAAACGCCGCCGCGGGACGAATCGCGCCGGTCATGTTCGTCGGCTGGCCCGTCTCTTGGGAGCGGATTCCGGAGACCCACGGCCGCCTGCTCGAGACGCCGGCGGGGCTCTCTCGAGGCGGCCTCGACATCGACGCGCTCCGGATGTACCTCCGCTGGCGGGGACTCTCGCTTGCCGACCTGCGCGATGACCCGAAGCGGTACCGCGACCCGTCGACGCTGCCCACCGAACCGAATCCGCCGACCGACGGCGCTGTGACTGCGACCGCACAGCCGCGCAGCGACGGTGGGACGCTCGAGTCGGACGCCGACGACGCGGTCCCCGAATCCGTGGCGGACTCGGACGCGCCCGAGTACGACGATCCGTGGGGTGCCGACGCCTTCCTCGAGGATATCGACGGCTCGGCCTACGGAACGACGCCCGAGACGCTCCGTGAGGGGCTCGACGTGCTCACGACCGAAGAGACGGTCTGGATCTCGCCGGGAACGCCGTTTCTCGTCCCGGTGTTCGCCGGGCTGGTGATCGCGCTGGTCTACGGCGACCTACTGCTGGGAACGTTGTTTTAA
- the hisA gene encoding 1-(5-phosphoribosyl)-5-[(5-phosphoribosylamino)methylideneamino]imidazole-4-carboxamide isomerase: protein MTDDASGEFEEFEVIPAVDIQDGEVVQLVQGERGTEKTYGDPVEAARRWIDAGARTLHLVDLDGAFEGERQNAAAIDGVIDAVDVPTQLGGGIRTAEGAIDLLERGVNRVILGTAAVENPEIVGEISDQQPDSVVVSLDAKDGEVVVEGWTEGAGISPVEAAKRYEELGAAAILFTNVDVEGRLEGVATDPVSELVDATDIPVIASGGVATLEDIRALDAAGAAAVVVGSALYEGNFTLEDAQAAVDAEE, encoded by the coding sequence ATGACCGACGATGCGAGCGGCGAGTTCGAGGAGTTCGAGGTGATCCCGGCGGTCGACATTCAGGACGGCGAAGTCGTCCAACTCGTCCAGGGGGAACGCGGCACGGAGAAGACCTACGGCGATCCCGTCGAGGCAGCCCGGCGGTGGATCGACGCCGGCGCAAGGACGCTGCACCTCGTCGACCTCGACGGCGCGTTCGAGGGCGAGCGACAGAACGCGGCCGCCATCGACGGGGTGATCGACGCCGTCGACGTTCCGACCCAGTTGGGCGGCGGTATCCGCACCGCGGAGGGAGCGATCGATCTGCTCGAGCGCGGCGTCAACCGCGTCATCCTCGGGACTGCGGCGGTCGAGAATCCAGAGATCGTCGGCGAGATCAGCGACCAGCAGCCGGACAGCGTCGTGGTCAGCCTCGACGCGAAGGACGGCGAGGTCGTCGTCGAAGGCTGGACTGAGGGCGCGGGGATCAGTCCCGTCGAAGCGGCCAAGCGATACGAGGAACTCGGTGCCGCCGCGATCCTCTTTACGAACGTCGACGTCGAGGGGCGACTCGAGGGCGTGGCGACCGATCCCGTCAGCGAACTGGTCGACGCAACCGATATCCCCGTCATCGCCAGCGGCGGTGTCGCGACGCTCGAGGATATCCGAGCGCTCGACGCGGCCGGCGCGGCGGCGGTCGTCGTCGGGAGCGCACTGTATGAAGGGAATTTCACGCTCGAGGACGCGCAGGCCGCGGTCGACGCCGAGGAGTAG
- a CDS encoding TrkH family potassium uptake protein — MSLRVDWRSSCRLTGTILKWLAVPLGGPLALALVDGDDPLPFAVTLVVTVVLGIGLEALTDDVEIGQREAFLMVALTWLGVALVGAIPFLVAGDGVLARPVNAVFESTSGVTTTGATVIADFSAHSRAIMLWRAILQWLGGLGILIVAIGLFSHLLVGGAQLMETESQTQNVRKLRPHLDETARLIWGLYIGLTVLTTGFLFALHLVGLAPEMTLYNAVSHALTSVSTAGFSPEPDSIGAFSSAVQWTLIPVMIVGATNFVILYAVTQGDIRRPLESAEFRFYAGILASIATIVVAMLALDPDLAMGLEPTIRHGLFNVVSMVTTTGYASVNFDLWSPGAKHMLFLCMFTGGMAGSTTCSIKSLRWLVILKAFRRTLFTAVHPDAVRPVRLDDTVVDEETIGDVFTYVMLALVIFFLLTIVIVVDAARVGNPVDEFDALGAAASIFLNIGPAFGVAGPFDNYLAFSPLTRTVMIVMMWIGRIEILPVLVLLTPEFWRS, encoded by the coding sequence ATGTCGTTGCGCGTCGATTGGCGCTCGAGTTGTCGTCTCACCGGAACGATCCTGAAGTGGCTCGCCGTTCCGCTAGGCGGGCCGCTCGCGCTCGCGCTGGTGGACGGCGACGACCCGCTCCCGTTCGCCGTCACTCTCGTGGTCACCGTCGTCCTCGGCATCGGTCTCGAGGCGCTGACCGACGACGTCGAGATCGGACAACGGGAGGCGTTCCTGATGGTCGCACTGACGTGGCTCGGCGTCGCGCTGGTCGGCGCGATTCCGTTCCTCGTCGCGGGCGACGGCGTGCTCGCGCGGCCGGTCAACGCCGTCTTCGAGAGCACGAGCGGCGTGACGACGACCGGCGCGACCGTGATCGCGGATTTCAGCGCCCACTCCCGGGCGATCATGCTCTGGCGAGCGATCCTCCAGTGGCTCGGCGGCCTCGGGATCCTGATCGTCGCGATCGGCCTCTTCTCGCACCTGCTCGTCGGCGGTGCCCAGCTGATGGAGACCGAATCCCAGACGCAGAACGTCCGCAAGCTCCGCCCCCACCTCGACGAGACCGCTCGCCTCATCTGGGGACTGTACATCGGACTGACGGTCCTCACGACGGGCTTTCTTTTCGCGCTCCACCTCGTCGGCCTCGCACCCGAGATGACCCTCTACAACGCCGTTTCGCACGCCCTTACGAGCGTCTCCACGGCCGGTTTCTCACCCGAGCCCGACAGCATCGGCGCGTTCTCGTCGGCGGTCCAGTGGACGCTGATCCCGGTGATGATCGTCGGCGCGACCAACTTCGTGATCCTCTACGCCGTGACACAGGGCGACATTCGGCGCCCGCTCGAGTCCGCCGAGTTCCGCTTTTACGCCGGCATCCTCGCGTCGATTGCGACGATCGTCGTCGCCATGCTCGCGCTCGACCCGGATCTCGCGATGGGACTCGAGCCGACGATCCGTCACGGACTCTTCAACGTGGTGTCGATGGTGACGACGACGGGCTACGCCTCGGTGAACTTCGATCTCTGGTCGCCCGGCGCGAAGCACATGCTGTTTCTCTGTATGTTCACCGGCGGGATGGCCGGCTCGACGACGTGTTCGATCAAGTCGCTTCGCTGGCTGGTCATCCTCAAGGCGTTTCGCCGAACCCTGTTTACCGCCGTTCACCCGGACGCCGTTCGGCCGGTCCGACTCGACGACACGGTGGTCGACGAGGAGACCATCGGGGACGTCTTCACGTACGTTATGCTCGCGCTCGTGATTTTCTTTCTGCTGACGATAGTCATCGTCGTCGACGCCGCCCGCGTCGGCAACCCCGTCGACGAGTTCGACGCCCTCGGCGCGGCTGCCTCGATCTTCCTCAACATCGGTCCCGCGTTCGGCGTCGCCGGCCCGTTCGATAACTATCTCGCCTTCTCGCCGCTCACTCGCACCGTAATGATCGTCATGATGTGGATCGGCCGCATCGAAATCCTCCCGGTGCTCGTCCTCTTGACGCCGGAGTTCTGGCGGTCCTAA
- a CDS encoding SLC13 family permease yields the protein MPLSACDFLVQATVPRSDVTTDMLVVFGVVGLALVLFLTERLPIDVTAILLIVMLVVLEPWTGVDPETGISGFANEATITVLAMLILSGGISRTGIVQELGRRMAAFAGESTRKQVFATVAATAPVSGFLNNTPVVALLVPVVTDVANRGNTSPSKLLIPLSYASQLGGMLTLIGTSTNILASDVSARLGSEYPELHRFSMFEFTGLGIIVVLVGSLYLIFVGHYLLPERVPPRADYLESYEVGDYIADVAVVPGSPLVGETVRDATEALGPDIDVVQVIRDEERSIAPRQGATLREGDVLVVRTDRDAITALEDATGVEPVGRPDGAADAMTAADGVLTELVVSLDSQLVGERLDLERFREEFDAAVLGLRSRGELVGERIVGKRLGVGDTLLVQAPPDVLDRLARGDDVIVAREPPRPDYRTEKAPIAVAIMLGVVAVAALGLSPILISALAGVVAMVVTGVLEPNELYDAVEWDIIFLLAGVIPLGIALEDSGGAALLAFAVVEAAGPLPEIAVLWLFYLLTALLTNVISNNASVVLLIPVAAAAAAGIGANPFAFVLAVTFAASTAFLGPIGYQTNLFVYGPGGYRFGDFARIGAPLQVVLSIVTVLGIAVFWGV from the coding sequence ATGCCGCTGTCGGCGTGCGATTTCCTCGTACAGGCGACTGTACCTCGATCCGACGTGACGACGGACATGCTTGTCGTATTCGGCGTTGTCGGCCTCGCGCTTGTCCTCTTTCTCACCGAGCGTCTGCCGATCGACGTGACTGCGATCTTGCTGATCGTGATGCTAGTCGTCCTCGAGCCCTGGACCGGCGTCGATCCCGAGACCGGCATCTCGGGCTTTGCGAACGAGGCGACGATCACGGTACTGGCCATGCTGATCCTGAGCGGTGGCATCAGTCGGACCGGGATCGTTCAGGAACTGGGTCGCCGGATGGCAGCGTTCGCGGGCGAAAGCACTCGAAAACAGGTGTTCGCGACCGTCGCTGCGACCGCTCCCGTCTCCGGCTTCCTGAACAACACGCCGGTCGTCGCGCTACTGGTACCCGTCGTCACCGATGTCGCGAATCGGGGGAACACGTCGCCGTCGAAGCTGCTCATTCCCCTCTCCTACGCCTCGCAGTTAGGGGGGATGCTCACGCTGATCGGCACCTCGACCAACATCCTCGCGAGCGATGTCAGCGCTCGCCTCGGTTCCGAGTATCCCGAACTCCACCGGTTCTCGATGTTCGAGTTCACGGGTCTCGGCATCATCGTCGTCCTCGTCGGAAGCCTCTACCTGATCTTCGTCGGGCACTACCTCCTGCCCGAGCGCGTCCCGCCGCGCGCGGACTACCTCGAGTCGTACGAGGTCGGCGACTACATCGCAGACGTCGCCGTCGTCCCGGGATCGCCGCTCGTAGGCGAGACGGTCCGCGACGCGACCGAAGCCCTCGGCCCCGATATCGATGTCGTTCAGGTGATCCGCGACGAGGAACGGTCGATCGCACCGCGTCAGGGGGCCACGCTGAGGGAGGGCGACGTCCTCGTCGTCAGGACCGACCGCGACGCGATCACGGCCCTTGAGGACGCCACTGGCGTCGAACCGGTCGGCCGACCGGACGGAGCCGCGGACGCCATGACAGCGGCCGACGGCGTGCTCACGGAACTAGTCGTCTCGCTCGATTCGCAACTCGTGGGCGAGCGCCTCGACCTCGAGCGGTTCCGCGAGGAGTTCGACGCCGCCGTGCTCGGATTGCGCAGTCGGGGCGAACTCGTCGGTGAGCGCATCGTCGGCAAGCGCCTCGGCGTCGGCGACACGCTGCTCGTTCAGGCACCGCCGGATGTACTCGACCGACTCGCCCGCGGGGACGACGTGATCGTCGCCCGCGAACCGCCACGGCCCGACTACCGCACGGAGAAAGCGCCGATCGCCGTCGCCATCATGCTCGGCGTCGTCGCCGTCGCCGCCCTCGGGCTCTCACCCATTCTCATCTCCGCGCTCGCGGGCGTCGTTGCGATGGTCGTCACGGGCGTGCTCGAGCCCAACGAGCTCTACGACGCCGTCGAGTGGGACATCATCTTTCTGCTGGCGGGCGTGATCCCGCTGGGGATCGCTCTCGAGGACAGCGGCGGAGCGGCGTTGCTCGCGTTCGCGGTCGTCGAGGCCGCGGGACCGCTCCCCGAAATCGCGGTCCTCTGGCTGTTCTACCTGCTCACGGCGCTGCTGACCAACGTTATCAGCAACAACGCCAGCGTCGTCCTCCTGATCCCCGTCGCGGCGGCCGCGGCCGCGGGGATCGGTGCGAACCCGTTCGCGTTCGTGCTCGCGGTGACCTTCGCCGCGAGCACCGCGTTTCTGGGCCCGATCGGCTACCAGACGAACCTGTTCGTCTACGGCCCCGGCGGCTACCGATTCGGCGACTTCGCTCGGATCGGCGCGCCACTGCAGGTGGTGTTGTCGATCGTGACCGTCCTCGGAATCGCGGTCTTCTGGGGGGTGTGA
- a CDS encoding inorganic phosphate transporter: MPEVLLIIGILVAIFVGFNIGGSTTGPAFGPAVGANVITKVMAAGLMSIFFFVGAYTIGPQVVDTLGNDLVTDTSIFTMRSNVAVLFFIGGALFVGNYAGVPASTSMTAVGAIAALGMATGELDLEVLGEIVIWWVVAPISGFWVAGVVGRYFYPQINAWVAIEGKQEGRPMVTIDRSGFAPRLQFGADATRREITGAMVVVAIGCLMGFASGTSNIANAIAPIYGTGDVAMVPLILIGSAAVAVGCFTIARRTLDTLGNDITNLPLTAAIVVAVISSGIVVGLSSIGIPASFVVIATMSIVGLGWGRATRTTTLSGVRAGEETRVSVGALTAEEEGERSPQIGEEEPEDIPQASDLFDPSTTARVILMQNVVPAISTIGAYLTFRFVPIFGF, from the coding sequence GTGCCGGAAGTACTGCTGATCATCGGGATTCTCGTCGCCATCTTCGTCGGGTTCAACATCGGCGGCTCGACGACCGGGCCCGCGTTCGGGCCGGCCGTCGGCGCGAACGTGATCACGAAGGTGATGGCCGCCGGACTGATGTCGATATTCTTCTTCGTCGGTGCCTATACCATCGGTCCGCAGGTCGTCGATACCCTCGGCAACGACCTCGTTACCGATACGTCGATCTTCACGATGCGATCGAACGTCGCCGTGCTCTTTTTCATCGGCGGCGCGCTGTTCGTCGGCAACTACGCTGGCGTCCCCGCCTCGACGTCGATGACCGCGGTCGGCGCGATCGCCGCGCTGGGAATGGCGACCGGTGAACTTGACCTCGAGGTGCTGGGTGAGATCGTCATCTGGTGGGTCGTGGCGCCGATCTCCGGCTTCTGGGTCGCCGGCGTCGTCGGGCGGTACTTCTACCCCCAGATCAACGCCTGGGTCGCAATCGAAGGGAAGCAAGAGGGTCGGCCGATGGTCACGATCGACCGCTCGGGGTTCGCTCCGCGGCTCCAGTTCGGTGCTGACGCCACCCGCCGGGAAATCACGGGTGCAATGGTCGTCGTCGCTATCGGCTGTCTGATGGGCTTCGCATCGGGAACGAGCAACATCGCCAACGCGATCGCGCCGATCTACGGTACCGGCGACGTCGCTATGGTGCCGCTGATCCTGATCGGCTCGGCGGCGGTCGCGGTCGGCTGCTTTACTATCGCCCGCCGCACCCTCGACACGCTCGGTAACGACATCACGAATCTCCCGCTGACGGCGGCGATCGTCGTCGCCGTGATCAGTTCGGGAATCGTCGTGGGACTCTCGTCGATCGGCATCCCCGCGAGCTTCGTCGTCATCGCGACGATGAGTATCGTCGGGCTGGGCTGGGGACGAGCCACCCGAACGACGACCCTGTCGGGAGTCAGAGCCGGCGAGGAAACGCGCGTCTCGGTCGGCGCGCTGACCGCCGAGGAAGAGGGCGAACGATCCCCCCAGATCGGCGAGGAGGAACCCGAGGACATCCCGCAGGCGTCGGATCTGTTCGACCCCTCGACGACCGCCCGCGTAATCCTCATGCAGAACGTCGTCCCAGCGATCTCGACGATCGGCGCCTATCTCACGTTCCGGTTCGTTCCGATATTCGGCTTTTGA
- a CDS encoding HPP family protein: MREGAAFSTLYVGVLLSVPGLLAWVTGQAFIFPSLGPSAFLLATVREGEVTAPRRVIGGHCIGVVAGLIAYHAIAPDLGVSVTTSAPALATAQLRFVASGVIAVVLTSGGMLATETVHPPACATTLIVSLGYLSSIVDGALIVLAVVVLVAAHRFVRHGPSFGDYGPLEQ; this comes from the coding sequence ATGAGAGAGGGCGCGGCGTTTTCGACCCTGTACGTCGGCGTTTTGCTCTCGGTTCCGGGACTGTTGGCCTGGGTGACCGGACAGGCGTTTATTTTTCCGAGTCTGGGCCCCTCCGCCTTTCTGTTGGCGACGGTTCGAGAGGGAGAGGTCACCGCGCCTCGGCGGGTGATCGGCGGGCACTGCATCGGCGTCGTGGCCGGACTGATCGCGTATCACGCTATCGCACCCGATCTCGGCGTGAGCGTGACCACGTCCGCACCGGCACTCGCGACCGCACAGCTCCGATTCGTCGCCAGCGGCGTGATCGCCGTCGTGCTCACCTCGGGCGGCATGCTCGCAACCGAGACGGTCCATCCGCCCGCCTGTGCGACGACGCTGATCGTTTCACTCGGATACCTCTCGTCGATCGTCGACGGCGCGCTCATCGTGCTGGCCGTTGTCGTCCTCGTCGCCGCGCACAGGTTCGTGAGACACGGGCCGTCGTTCGGCGACTACGGTCCGCTCGAGCAGTGA
- a CDS encoding low molecular weight phosphatase family protein yields the protein MTPNPTPNEPIRIAFMCVQNAGRSQMSTAFAERERARRGLEEHVEILTGGTHPADEVHEEVIEVMADAGFDLADRTPREITIDELRSCDYVATMGCSTLEVGDVGTDVAIRDWALEDPDGRDLERVREIRDEIEQRVASLFDEFTDAP from the coding sequence ATGACCCCCAACCCCACGCCGAACGAGCCGATTCGTATCGCCTTCATGTGCGTCCAGAACGCCGGCCGCTCCCAGATGTCGACCGCGTTCGCCGAGCGCGAACGCGCCCGACGCGGCCTCGAGGAGCACGTCGAAATCCTGACCGGCGGCACCCATCCCGCCGACGAGGTCCACGAGGAAGTGATCGAGGTGATGGCCGACGCCGGCTTCGACCTTGCCGACCGAACGCCCCGTGAGATCACGATCGACGAGCTTCGATCGTGTGACTACGTCGCAACGATGGGCTGTTCGACGCTCGAGGTCGGCGACGTCGGCACGGACGTGGCGATCCGCGACTGGGCGCTCGAGGATCCCGACGGTCGCGATCTCGAGCGGGTACGCGAGATCCGCGACGAGATCGAACAGCGGGTCGCGTCGCTGTTCGACGAATTCACCGACGCGCCCTAA
- a CDS encoding inorganic phosphate transporter: MVETVLLVGIVASIFVGFNIGGSSTGIAWGPAVGAGLLSKASAAGLMTFFVFLGGWTVGRNVMDTLSGDIISIEISLAAGVAVLFFIGLGILIANIFGVPVPTSMTTVGAIAGLGLATGTLDFETIGWIISWWIVTPILALWIGAFVGRYIYPELNRRFEISATEGSLLTVDRTGSLPSIGLGPNTTGQELVGTIVVLVIGCYMAFSAGASNVPNAVAPLVSSGALGADNAIIIATVAIGLGGFTIARRTMESVGSELSDIPLLAALVVMITASTITTLLSAAGIPISLVMASVMTIVGLGWGRATRPVTARDAVRGQVDAEMSMGALKAEPEAPVTQIGEEEPEEVLNAGDLFNPRAIMKYVSMWIIGPSMSTILAYGFFVAVPFVG, encoded by the coding sequence ATGGTCGAAACCGTTCTGCTGGTGGGAATCGTCGCCTCGATTTTCGTCGGATTCAATATCGGCGGCTCGTCGACCGGGATCGCGTGGGGCCCCGCCGTGGGTGCCGGTCTCCTCAGCAAGGCGTCCGCGGCCGGACTGATGACGTTCTTCGTCTTTCTCGGGGGGTGGACCGTCGGCCGAAACGTGATGGACACGCTCAGCGGCGACATCATTTCGATCGAAATCTCGCTCGCGGCGGGCGTCGCCGTTCTCTTCTTCATCGGACTGGGGATTCTCATCGCGAACATCTTCGGCGTCCCCGTCCCGACGTCGATGACGACCGTCGGGGCGATCGCGGGACTGGGGCTGGCCACGGGAACGCTCGACTTCGAGACGATCGGGTGGATCATCTCGTGGTGGATCGTCACGCCGATCCTCGCCCTCTGGATCGGCGCGTTCGTCGGCCGGTACATCTATCCGGAACTCAATCGACGGTTCGAGATCTCGGCGACCGAGGGGTCATTGCTCACCGTCGATCGGACCGGATCGCTCCCCTCGATCGGTCTCGGACCGAACACGACCGGTCAGGAGCTCGTCGGGACGATCGTCGTCCTCGTCATCGGCTGTTACATGGCGTTCAGCGCCGGTGCGAGCAACGTCCCGAACGCCGTCGCACCGCTGGTCAGCAGCGGCGCGCTCGGGGCCGATAACGCGATTATCATCGCGACCGTCGCGATCGGGCTGGGCGGCTTTACTATCGCGCGTCGGACGATGGAATCCGTCGGCAGCGAACTCAGCGACATCCCATTACTCGCGGCGCTCGTCGTCATGATAACCGCATCGACGATCACGACCCTGCTCTCGGCGGCCGGGATTCCGATTAGCCTCGTGATGGCCTCCGTGATGACGATCGTCGGACTGGGCTGGGGGCGAGCCACTCGCCCCGTCACGGCTCGAGACGCCGTTCGCGGTCAGGTTGACGCGGAGATGTCGATGGGTGCACTGAAGGCAGAGCCCGAGGCCCCGGTCACGCAGATCGGCGAGGAAGAGCCCGAGGAGGTCCTGAACGCGGGCGATCTCTTCAACCCGCGGGCCATCATGAAATACGTCTCGATGTGGATCATCGGCCCGTCGATGTCGACGATTCTCGCCTACGGCTTCTTCGTCGCTGTTCCGTTCGTCGGGTGA
- the arsB gene encoding ACR3 family arsenite efflux transporter produces MSNATHEHGPNCGCESCGDPRSMDFLDKYLTVWIFAAMAVGVGLGSVAPSVTEPIRELHLVEIGLVAMMYPPLAKANYSRLPTVFRNWRVLGLSLVQNWLIGPTLMFGLAVVFFSGLVPGLPARPEYFLGLIFIGMARCIAMVLVWNELAEGSTEYVTGLVAFNSLFQIVTYGVYVWFFGLFLPPLLGMETLVAGITTFDVSPVQVFEAIVIFLGIPFAGGFLTRYVGTRTKGREWYDESFVPTIDPLTLVALLFTIVVMFATQGETIVAAPGDVLLIAVPLTIYFIVMFFVSFGMGRGIGADYSTTTAIGFTAASNNFELAIAVAVAVFGVGSGVAFATVVGPLIEVPVLLALVNVALYFQRRFDWSGSDTGSLETTTPDSPTDD; encoded by the coding sequence ATGAGTAACGCAACCCACGAGCACGGACCGAACTGCGGCTGTGAGAGCTGCGGCGATCCGCGGTCGATGGACTTCCTAGACAAGTACCTGACCGTGTGGATCTTCGCCGCGATGGCCGTCGGCGTCGGACTCGGCTCCGTCGCGCCGTCGGTGACCGAACCGATCCGGGAGCTCCACCTCGTGGAGATCGGGCTCGTGGCGATGATGTACCCGCCGCTGGCGAAGGCGAACTACTCGCGGCTCCCGACGGTCTTTCGCAACTGGCGGGTGCTCGGCCTGAGCCTCGTCCAGAACTGGCTCATCGGGCCGACCCTGATGTTCGGACTGGCTGTCGTCTTCTTCAGCGGGCTCGTGCCCGGCCTTCCGGCCCGTCCCGAGTACTTTCTCGGACTCATCTTCATCGGGATGGCCCGGTGTATCGCGATGGTGCTCGTCTGGAACGAACTCGCGGAGGGGTCGACCGAGTACGTGACCGGACTGGTCGCGTTCAACAGCCTCTTCCAGATCGTCACCTACGGCGTCTACGTCTGGTTCTTCGGGCTCTTCTTGCCCCCGCTGCTGGGCATGGAGACGCTCGTCGCCGGAATCACGACGTTCGACGTCTCGCCCGTGCAGGTGTTCGAGGCCATCGTGATCTTCCTCGGGATCCCCTTCGCCGGCGGCTTTCTCACTCGCTACGTCGGGACGCGGACGAAAGGTCGGGAGTGGTACGACGAGTCGTTCGTGCCGACGATCGACCCGCTGACGCTCGTCGCGCTCCTGTTTACCATCGTCGTGATGTTCGCCACGCAGGGCGAGACGATCGTCGCCGCACCGGGCGACGTCCTCCTGATCGCCGTCCCGCTGACGATTTACTTCATCGTCATGTTCTTCGTGAGTTTCGGCATGGGTCGCGGGATCGGTGCCGACTACTCGACGACGACCGCGATTGGCTTCACGGCCGCATCGAACAACTTCGAACTGGCCATCGCCGTCGCCGTGGCGGTGTTCGGCGTCGGCTCCGGCGTCGCCTTCGCGACCGTCGTCGGCCCGCTTATCGAGGTTCCCGTCTTGCTCGCACTGGTCAACGTCGCGCTGTACTTCCAGCGCCGGTTCGACTGGAGCGGATCCGATACCGGCAGTCTCGAGACGACGACACCCGACTCGCCCACTGACGATTGA